The Ignavibacteriota bacterium genome has a segment encoding these proteins:
- a CDS encoding ROK family protein, whose amino-acid sequence MTLIKQKRNERIIEIIKILMNNEKMTLAEITKKANQSLPKVTETINLMKESNIVIEIDSDNIAAMGRPSQKFKLNSAYGYFLGIDLGRIHTNFVVLDYSQKKIFENHIPTLLQLDTKEVANKLGININQILREVKIPKSKLMGIGVSIPGIVNSIMGTSETYLKLENKTIQEYFSEQFKNIVRIEHDVKSMALGEIYYGKYTDLKNALYLNFGWGLGLGIIFNGELYYGKDSYCGEFGHIPVIPNGELCYCGKIGCLETVSSGRAITKKVRDKISGGASSMILNNITDPNKIEALDILKAANKGDQFSIEILEEAGKYLGIGIAMLINIFNPEKIIIGGTFTQVASYILDIAKSNAMKHSLTQLNKNVQFQISSLSNSSGALGVARLTAIENCYK is encoded by the coding sequence ATGACACTTATAAAACAAAAGAGAAACGAGAGAATAATTGAGATAATTAAAATTTTGATGAATAATGAAAAGATGACACTTGCGGAGATTACAAAAAAAGCAAATCAAAGTCTTCCTAAGGTTACAGAAACTATTAACCTAATGAAGGAATCCAACATTGTAATAGAAATAGATTCCGATAATATTGCGGCAATGGGACGCCCTTCTCAAAAATTCAAATTGAACAGCGCGTATGGTTATTTTTTGGGAATAGACTTAGGAAGAATTCATACAAATTTTGTTGTATTGGATTATTCACAAAAAAAGATATTTGAAAATCATATTCCTACCCTGCTTCAGTTGGATACAAAGGAAGTCGCAAACAAACTCGGCATTAATATAAATCAAATTCTGCGCGAAGTAAAAATTCCTAAGTCTAAACTAATGGGCATCGGAGTTTCAATTCCCGGAATAGTAAACAGTATAATGGGTACAAGCGAAACTTACCTTAAACTTGAAAACAAGACAATTCAAGAATACTTTTCCGAACAATTTAAAAATATCGTAAGAATTGAGCATGACGTTAAATCAATGGCATTGGGTGAAATATATTACGGTAAATATACCGACTTAAAAAATGCGCTGTATTTAAACTTTGGATGGGGTTTGGGTTTGGGAATTATTTTTAACGGCGAACTTTATTATGGAAAAGACTCGTACTGCGGCGAATTTGGTCATATTCCGGTAATTCCAAATGGCGAACTTTGTTACTGCGGAAAGATCGGCTGTCTTGAAACCGTTTCTTCGGGAAGAGCCATTACTAAAAAAGTAAGGGATAAAATTTCCGGCGGCGCATCATCAATGATTTTAAATAATATTACCGATCCGAATAAAATTGAGGCTCTCGATATTCTTAAAGCGGCAAATAAAGGCGATCAATTTTCAATTGAAATTTTAGAGGAAGCCGGTAAATATTTGGGAATCGGAATAGCGATGCTGATAAATATTTTCAATCCGGAAAAAATTATTATTGGAGGAACCTTTACACAGGTTGCAAGCTACATTTTAGATATTGCCAAAAGCAACGCAATGAAACATTCGTTAACTCAACTAAATAAAAATGTTCAATTCCAAATTTCTTCACTGTCAAATAGTTCAGGAGCTTTGGGTGTTGCGAGATTAACGGCAATTGAAAATTGCTATAAATAA